One part of the uncultured Celeribacter sp. genome encodes these proteins:
- a CDS encoding SDR family oxidoreductase has protein sequence MIDLNGKTAFITGASRGIGEATARLFAQAGAQVALVARSTAEIERIASEIGPKAIAVPCDVASETALDRAVSTVEEALGPVDILLNNAGVIDPIARLCEADPADWGRALDINVKGVFYAMRRIVPGMIARGGGTVLTISSGAASRPIEGWSAYCSSKAGAAMLTAMLDHEERANGIRALGLSPGTVATQMQREIKASGVNPVSQLEWSDHIPPEWPAKALLWMCGPEADAHLGTDLSLRDEDLRRKVGVIA, from the coding sequence ATGATCGACTTGAATGGCAAAACCGCCTTCATCACAGGGGCTAGCCGGGGCATCGGCGAGGCCACAGCGCGCCTTTTTGCACAGGCTGGGGCTCAGGTTGCGCTGGTTGCGCGCAGCACGGCGGAGATCGAGCGGATCGCGTCTGAAATCGGGCCCAAAGCCATCGCTGTGCCCTGTGATGTCGCCTCGGAAACCGCATTGGATCGGGCGGTGTCGACCGTCGAAGAGGCGCTGGGTCCGGTCGATATTCTGCTGAACAACGCTGGCGTGATCGATCCCATCGCTCGGCTTTGCGAGGCCGACCCCGCCGATTGGGGGCGGGCGCTGGATATCAATGTGAAAGGCGTGTTCTACGCGATGCGGCGGATCGTGCCGGGGATGATCGCCCGCGGCGGTGGCACGGTTCTGACGATTTCCTCCGGTGCGGCGTCGCGTCCGATCGAAGGCTGGAGCGCCTATTGCAGCTCCAAAGCGGGGGCCGCGATGCTGACCGCCATGCTGGATCATGAAGAACGGGCCAATGGTATTCGCGCGCTGGGGCTGTCGCCGGGCACTGTGGCGACGCAGATGCAACGCGAGATCAAAGCCTCGGGTGTGAATCCTGTCAGCCAGTTGGAGTGGTCCGACCACATCCCGCCGGAATGGCCGGCCAAAGCGCTGTTGTGGATGTGCGGTCCGGAGGCGGACGCCCATCTGGGAACCGATCTGAGCCTGCGCGATGAGGATTTGCGGCGTAAGGTGGGGGTGATCGCATGA
- a CDS encoding TldD/PmbA family protein, with protein sequence MPQDLSALTQSLLNAALAAGANSADAIAVSGTSLSIDVRQGALEHAERSEGIDIGLRVLIGRRQACVSASDTRPETLQTMAERAVTMAKLAPEDPYAGLATPAQLADDRNVSVLDLCDPSAEPSPEELQDDALRAEAAARAVDGISQIDSSAAAYGKRDIHLATTGGFSGGYSRTDRMLSCVAIAGEGTAMERDYCGESRIYGADLPSAEDIGRLAAERTVARLGARKPKTGAYPVLYDERVAASLIGHLLSAINGTAIARGSSWLRDAMDDMVLPEELSLLEDPRRKRTSGSRLFDAEGLQTAPRTIVENGRLRSWTLDLATARQLNLKSTANAARSVSAPPSPSVTNIALTQGDKSREDLMRDMGTGLLVTSMIGASINPTTGDYSRGASGFWVENGEIAYPVNECTIAGNLRDMLGTLIPANDARQHLSRVVPSLLVEGMTLAGD encoded by the coding sequence ATGCCCCAAGACCTTTCCGCCCTGACCCAGTCCCTGTTGAATGCCGCCCTTGCGGCCGGGGCCAATTCCGCCGATGCCATCGCCGTGTCCGGCACCTCGCTGTCCATTGACGTGCGGCAGGGCGCGCTGGAACACGCAGAACGTTCAGAAGGGATCGACATCGGATTGCGGGTTCTGATCGGACGGCGACAAGCCTGTGTGTCGGCTTCGGACACCCGTCCGGAGACGCTGCAGACCATGGCGGAACGTGCCGTGACCATGGCCAAGCTTGCGCCTGAAGACCCCTATGCCGGGCTGGCAACACCGGCGCAACTGGCCGACGACCGGAATGTCTCGGTGCTCGATCTTTGTGACCCGTCTGCCGAACCGTCGCCCGAAGAGCTGCAGGACGACGCCCTGCGTGCCGAAGCTGCCGCCCGTGCAGTCGACGGCATTTCCCAGATCGACAGCTCTGCCGCAGCCTATGGCAAGCGCGACATTCATCTGGCCACGACCGGCGGCTTCAGTGGCGGCTACAGCCGCACCGACCGCATGTTGTCCTGCGTGGCCATTGCCGGTGAGGGCACGGCTATGGAGCGCGATTACTGTGGCGAAAGCCGCATTTACGGCGCCGACCTGCCCAGCGCCGAAGACATCGGACGTCTGGCCGCAGAGCGCACTGTCGCCCGGCTCGGCGCGCGCAAACCCAAAACCGGCGCCTATCCGGTGCTCTACGACGAACGCGTCGCCGCTTCGCTGATCGGGCATCTTCTGTCTGCGATCAATGGCACAGCCATCGCCCGCGGGTCGAGCTGGCTGCGTGATGCCATGGACGACATGGTTCTGCCCGAGGAGCTGTCGCTTCTCGAAGATCCGCGCCGCAAGCGCACCAGCGGGTCCCGGCTGTTCGATGCCGAAGGGCTACAGACCGCGCCGCGCACCATCGTCGAAAACGGTCGGCTGCGCAGCTGGACACTGGATTTGGCCACGGCGCGTCAGCTCAACCTGAAAAGCACCGCGAACGCGGCGCGGAGCGTCTCCGCCCCGCCGTCGCCCTCTGTCACCAATATTGCGCTCACACAGGGTGACAAAAGCCGCGAAGACTTGATGCGCGACATGGGCACCGGCCTTCTGGTGACTTCAATGATTGGCGCGTCGATCAACCCGACCACAGGCGACTATTCCCGTGGGGCCAGCGGGTTCTGGGTAGAAAACGGCGAAATCGCCTATCCAGTGAACGAATGCACCATTGCAGGCAATCTGCGCGACATGCTCGGCACGCTGATCCCGGCCAATGACGCGCGCCAGCACCTGAGCCGCGTCGTGCCGTCACTGCTGGTGGAAGGGATGACACTTGCAGGCGACTGA
- a CDS encoding 3'(2'),5'-bisphosphate nucleotidase CysQ, producing MQATDDLDLLIEAARNAGEIARPYWRADPEVWDKGGGQGPVTEADLAVDRMLHEYLLSERPEYGWLSEETVDTTSERLGKDRVFIVDPIDGTRSFIHGDHNWAHSLAIAEAGEVIAAVVYLPLRDRLFTATLGGGAELNGSALQASQRCDLEGATVLATRQHLKDEHWRGGAPKFIHKFRPSLAYRLSLVAQGRYDAMFSLRDTWEWDVAAGTLIVSEAGGQVSDRQGKRPLFNQAKPQLNGIVAGCPKLANGILDRLH from the coding sequence TTGCAGGCGACTGACGATCTGGACCTCTTGATCGAAGCCGCGCGCAATGCAGGCGAAATTGCCCGCCCCTATTGGCGCGCAGACCCGGAGGTCTGGGACAAGGGCGGCGGGCAAGGCCCCGTGACCGAGGCGGATCTCGCCGTTGACCGGATGCTGCATGAATATCTTCTGTCAGAACGACCGGAGTATGGCTGGCTGTCCGAAGAAACCGTCGACACGACGTCGGAACGTCTTGGCAAGGACCGCGTGTTTATCGTCGACCCGATTGATGGCACCCGCAGTTTTATCCACGGCGATCACAACTGGGCGCATTCCCTGGCAATTGCCGAAGCCGGGGAAGTCATAGCCGCGGTTGTTTACCTGCCGCTGCGCGACCGCCTGTTCACCGCCACGCTGGGCGGCGGGGCGGAGTTAAACGGAAGCGCCCTGCAGGCCTCACAGCGTTGCGATCTTGAAGGGGCCACGGTTCTGGCGACCCGGCAGCATCTGAAAGACGAACACTGGCGCGGCGGAGCCCCGAAATTCATTCACAAATTCCGCCCCTCTCTGGCCTACCGCCTCTCACTGGTGGCGCAGGGGCGCTATGACGCCATGTTTTCCCTGCGCGACACCTGGGAATGGGACGTGGCCGCCGGCACGCTGATCGTGTCAGAGGCCGGGGGGCAAGTCAGCGACCGGCAGGGCAAGCGCCCGCTTTTCAACCAGGCCAAACCGCAGCTGAACGGCATTGTCGCAGGCTGTCCAAAACTGGCCAATGGCATTCTGGACCGCCTGCACTGA
- a CDS encoding glycosyl transferase, with the protein MADFHQGGYVATLHNLRLNSEEDLARELNVFAGSRKITLILPSLFSELEGEALPNILDELNKVDFIHRIVIGLDRATEEQYRYARKFFSKLKAEHVVLWNDGPRLQAVDARLKELDLSPSEPGKGRNVWFCMGYTIARADSAVVAVHDCDVLTYSSDMLARLVYPVANPTFPYQMSKGFYPRVADGKLNGRVSRLLVTPMIHALAKVLGPREYLDFLDDFRYPLAGEFAMRTSILPDMRIPSDWGLEIGLLSEAWRNLSPRAVCQVEVSDRYDHKHQDLSQEDANKGLSRMSVDICKALYRKLAADGTVFSEEIFRSIKATYYRGALDLIETYFNDARMNGLHVDRHVEEKTVELFANNIIRAGNVFLENPMETPFIPNWSRVHAADPDIIAAMTRAVSEDMDEYC; encoded by the coding sequence ATGGCTGACTTCCATCAGGGCGGATATGTCGCGACCCTTCACAACCTGCGACTGAACTCCGAGGAGGATCTAGCCAGAGAGCTCAACGTCTTTGCCGGGTCTCGCAAAATCACCCTGATTCTGCCCTCGCTGTTTTCCGAGCTTGAAGGCGAGGCCCTGCCCAATATCCTCGATGAACTTAACAAGGTGGATTTCATTCATCGTATCGTTATCGGGCTGGATCGCGCGACCGAGGAGCAATACCGCTACGCGCGCAAGTTCTTTTCCAAACTCAAGGCCGAGCACGTCGTGCTCTGGAACGATGGCCCCCGTCTGCAGGCCGTAGATGCGCGGTTGAAAGAACTGGATCTGTCGCCGTCGGAACCCGGCAAGGGGCGCAATGTCTGGTTCTGCATGGGCTATACCATCGCACGCGCGGACAGTGCGGTGGTGGCGGTGCATGATTGCGATGTGCTGACCTATTCGTCGGACATGCTGGCGCGGCTGGTCTACCCGGTGGCGAACCCGACATTCCCCTATCAGATGTCCAAAGGGTTCTACCCGCGTGTGGCGGACGGAAAGTTGAACGGACGTGTGTCTCGGCTGTTGGTGACACCGATGATCCACGCTCTTGCCAAGGTGCTTGGCCCGCGTGAATACCTCGATTTCCTCGACGACTTCCGCTATCCGCTGGCGGGGGAATTTGCGATGCGCACCTCGATCCTGCCGGATATGCGCATCCCGTCGGATTGGGGGCTGGAAATCGGCCTGCTGTCCGAAGCCTGGCGCAATCTCAGCCCGCGTGCGGTCTGTCAGGTCGAAGTGTCTGACCGCTACGACCACAAGCACCAGGATCTGTCACAGGAGGATGCCAACAAGGGGCTGTCGCGCATGTCGGTGGACATCTGCAAGGCGCTCTATCGCAAGCTGGCAGCCGACGGTACGGTTTTCTCCGAAGAGATTTTCCGCTCGATCAAGGCCACGTATTATCGCGGCGCGCTGGATCTGATTGAAACCTATTTCAATGATGCGCGGATGAATGGCCTGCATGTGGATCGCCATGTCGAAGAAAAGACGGTCGAACTGTTCGCCAACAACATCATCCGTGCGGGCAATGTGTTCCTTGAAAATCCGATGGAAACGCCGTTCATTCCGAACTGGTCCCGCGTGCACGCCGCCGATCCGGATATCATCGCGGCGATGACCCGTGCAGTGTCAGAAGATATGGACGAATATTGCTGA
- a CDS encoding HAD-IIB family hydrolase has product MTTDPKTAPRLIVFSDLDGTLLDHDSYSWAPAEPALSRMRDLGVPLVLASSKTASEIAVLRDQMGFSETSAIVENGAGILPPGTGCEPTGKDHQAIRDALDTLPDNLRRFYRGFSDWSVAEVAHQTGLPPDQAALAAQRQFSEPGLWSGSPEDRVVFEAALAELGISARQGGRYLTLSFGSTKADRMAEIAALYAPQGTGTAPVTMALGDAPNDVEMIEAADYGVIIRNSHGPGIPTLTGEASGRITRTTAPGPEGWNIAVLFRIAHQYEERG; this is encoded by the coding sequence ATGACGACTGATCCGAAGACTGCCCCCCGCCTGATTGTATTTTCAGATCTCGATGGCACCTTGCTGGATCATGATAGCTATTCATGGGCCCCGGCGGAGCCTGCGTTGTCGCGGATGCGGGATCTGGGTGTGCCTCTGGTTCTGGCCAGTTCCAAAACCGCTTCCGAGATCGCCGTGCTGCGGGACCAGATGGGGTTTTCTGAGACGTCCGCCATCGTGGAAAACGGGGCGGGCATTTTGCCGCCCGGAACGGGGTGCGAGCCGACGGGCAAGGATCATCAGGCCATTCGCGATGCGCTGGACACCCTGCCAGACAACCTGCGCCGTTTTTACCGGGGCTTTTCCGACTGGAGTGTCGCAGAGGTCGCGCATCAGACCGGACTGCCGCCGGATCAGGCAGCCCTGGCCGCACAGCGCCAGTTTTCAGAGCCGGGTCTGTGGAGCGGGTCGCCCGAAGACAGGGTGGTCTTCGAGGCCGCACTTGCGGAGTTGGGCATTTCGGCCCGTCAGGGCGGGCGCTATCTGACGCTGTCTTTCGGGTCGACCAAAGCGGACCGCATGGCCGAGATCGCCGCCCTCTACGCGCCGCAGGGCACCGGGACAGCGCCTGTGACCATGGCCTTGGGTGATGCGCCCAATGATGTCGAAATGATCGAGGCGGCCGATTACGGTGTTATCATACGAAATTCACATGGGCCGGGTATCCCGACCCTGACCGGGGAGGCCTCTGGCCGGATCACGCGCACAACGGCGCCCGGTCCCGAAGGCTGGAACATCGCGGTGCTGTTCCGCATCGCGCACCAATACGAAGAGAGAGGCTGA
- a CDS encoding DUF4170 domain-containing protein encodes MVQRLHLVFGGELVDPSKTVFRNVDEIHIVGIFPNYESAHAAWKSEAQRTVDNAHMRYFIAHLHRLRDEEQVASSTEEF; translated from the coding sequence ATGGTCCAAAGACTTCATCTCGTGTTCGGCGGCGAACTGGTTGACCCGTCCAAAACGGTATTTCGCAATGTGGATGAAATCCACATCGTCGGGATTTTCCCGAACTACGAAAGCGCCCATGCCGCATGGAAGTCCGAAGCCCAGCGCACCGTGGACAACGCCCATATGCGCTACTTCATTGCCCACCTGCATCGCCTGCGGGACGAAGAACAGGTGGCTTCGTCCACTGAGGAATTCTGA
- a CDS encoding glycosyltransferase N-terminal domain-containing protein, giving the protein MAPTLPFLIYTSLTGRSDRRRTAKLTDASQSGGISEKDRNERLALSLPARPPGELLWLHAATPYALRPIIELFARIAEDRPDLHGLITFPPDDRPDPLPQAKGCSFCCVPDDNLVIAQRFLAHWQPDCLIWVGGRFQPHLLWRARKDGLKSLSVDAPKSTITLAPSVPVPGLRAAVLQSFDHVITASHDATTPWRRAGVESECIEALGYLEEGGMAAPLDDQELTRLTGEIGTRPLWFATRVAPQEFTEITRAHKRALRRAHRLLMVITLADPDSLAAAVTRLETAGLMVAEDRQGLEISEAVQVLIATDQAKEPLWHRLAPVSYLGQSLSQHGGIDPYPAAAMGSAILHGPHVDTFKSAYGRLEIGHATQRVRDGFELGEELDRLLSPDQAARMAQAAWEVTTSGAEVTDRVAALAHDILDLSERGGM; this is encoded by the coding sequence ATGGCCCCTACCCTGCCTTTCCTGATCTACACAAGCTTGACGGGGCGGTCCGACCGGCGCCGCACCGCCAAACTGACTGACGCCTCACAATCAGGTGGCATCAGTGAGAAAGACCGCAACGAACGGCTGGCGCTGAGCCTGCCCGCACGTCCGCCCGGCGAGCTGCTATGGCTTCACGCGGCAACGCCCTATGCCCTGCGTCCCATCATCGAACTTTTCGCCAGGATTGCAGAGGACCGGCCCGATTTGCACGGGCTGATCACCTTTCCGCCCGACGACCGGCCCGACCCGCTGCCGCAGGCAAAAGGCTGCAGCTTTTGCTGCGTTCCCGATGACAATCTGGTGATTGCCCAGCGGTTTCTGGCGCATTGGCAGCCCGATTGCCTGATCTGGGTTGGGGGGCGCTTTCAACCGCATCTGCTGTGGCGTGCCCGCAAAGACGGGTTGAAAAGCCTCTCTGTGGACGCACCCAAAAGCACGATTACACTCGCCCCAAGCGTTCCGGTGCCTGGCCTGCGCGCGGCTGTTCTACAGAGCTTTGATCACGTCATTACCGCCAGCCACGACGCCACGACGCCCTGGCGACGTGCCGGCGTCGAATCAGAGTGTATCGAGGCCCTTGGCTATCTGGAAGAAGGCGGCATGGCTGCCCCGCTGGACGATCAGGAATTGACCCGGCTGACCGGTGAAATCGGCACCCGACCGCTCTGGTTTGCAACCCGCGTCGCACCGCAGGAGTTCACCGAAATCACCCGCGCCCATAAACGCGCGCTGCGCCGTGCGCACCGTTTGTTGATGGTGATCACACTGGCCGACCCTGACAGCCTTGCCGCCGCCGTCACCCGGTTAGAAACTGCTGGTCTGATGGTGGCAGAAGACCGGCAAGGGCTGGAAATTTCCGAAGCGGTTCAGGTGCTCATCGCTACCGATCAGGCGAAAGAGCCCCTCTGGCATCGTTTGGCACCCGTGTCCTATCTGGGACAATCCCTGTCGCAACACGGCGGCATAGACCCCTATCCGGCGGCCGCGATGGGGTCGGCCATCTTGCACGGCCCCCATGTCGACACGTTCAAATCCGCCTATGGTCGCCTAGAGATCGGACATGCCACCCAAAGGGTCCGCGATGGATTCGAGCTGGGCGAAGAACTGGACCGGCTTTTGTCCCCGGATCAAGCTGCCCGCATGGCGCAGGCCGCCTGGGAGGTCACAACCTCGGGCGCCGAAGTGACCGACAGGGTCGCAGCTCTCGCCCATGACATCCTTGATCTCAGTGAAAGGGGGGGCATGTGA
- the lpxK gene encoding tetraacyldisaccharide 4'-kinase has translation MKEPLFWSNPASAPGWQAHLLRPLSALYARATAKRVARKDGYQSKVPVICIGNINAGGTGKTPTTIALVQHLIALGHVPHVVSRGYGGSLTGPVRVDERAHGADQVGDEPLLLSAFTPVWVSKDRAEGVKAAEAAGADVILLDDGMQNPSVQKDLTIVVVDAWRGFGNGRVIPAGPLREPVRAGLARGDVLLSLGNDKAQARFDATWAGLVSVPRVKAQVKPLRTGLDWEGQGVLAFAGIGHPEKFFQTLRDLGANLLRTEALKDHQPLSIPLMKRLEVEAMALGAQMVTTEKDAVRLPRAFRMKVITLPVRLDVPDWAEIDRHLARLGLA, from the coding sequence GTGAAAGAACCACTTTTCTGGTCCAATCCGGCTTCAGCCCCCGGCTGGCAGGCGCATCTGCTGCGGCCCCTGTCCGCTCTTTATGCACGCGCCACCGCCAAACGCGTCGCGCGCAAGGACGGGTATCAGTCCAAAGTGCCCGTGATCTGTATCGGCAACATCAACGCCGGGGGCACGGGCAAGACCCCGACGACCATTGCCCTCGTCCAGCATCTGATCGCTCTAGGCCATGTCCCGCATGTCGTCTCGCGTGGCTATGGAGGCAGTCTTACCGGGCCGGTCCGTGTCGACGAACGCGCCCATGGGGCGGATCAGGTCGGGGATGAACCGCTTCTGCTGTCTGCTTTCACGCCGGTTTGGGTCTCCAAGGACCGCGCCGAGGGCGTGAAAGCCGCCGAAGCGGCGGGGGCGGATGTCATCCTGTTGGACGACGGTATGCAAAACCCGTCCGTGCAGAAGGATCTGACCATTGTGGTCGTCGATGCATGGCGGGGATTTGGCAATGGACGCGTCATTCCCGCAGGCCCACTGCGCGAACCCGTCCGCGCAGGGCTGGCCCGCGGGGACGTTCTACTGTCTCTGGGCAATGACAAAGCACAGGCCCGGTTTGATGCGACCTGGGCTGGATTGGTCTCTGTTCCACGGGTCAAAGCGCAGGTGAAGCCGCTTCGGACCGGCCTCGACTGGGAGGGACAAGGGGTTCTGGCCTTTGCCGGGATCGGACACCCCGAAAAGTTCTTTCAGACCCTGCGCGATCTCGGAGCCAACCTGCTGCGCACGGAGGCGCTCAAGGATCACCAACCGCTGTCCATTCCGCTCATGAAACGGTTGGAGGTCGAAGCCATGGCCCTTGGTGCGCAGATGGTGACCACAGAAAAAGACGCGGTGCGTTTGCCCCGCGCCTTTCGCATGAAGGTCATCACGCTGCCCGTGCGCCTTGACGTTCCGGATTGGGCCGAAATCGACCGCCACCTCGCCCGGCTCGGGCTGGCGTAG
- a CDS encoding thioredoxin domain-containing protein gives MNRRNFMLTTALAAIGTAGALTLSPAALLAQETDDAGSSAIAELVLGDPDAPVELIEYASYTCPHCANFHSAVFEPLKKDYIDTGKVRFVYREVYFDKFGLWAAMVARCAGDMRYFGVQKMLYDEQRDWIAGGKDTMQIVENLRKIGKRAGLTDDNLDACLNDGEMAEKLYGQYVENMDEYGIDATPTLVINGEKFANMDYAKLQEVLDAKLEGTAVPEDAPSPE, from the coding sequence ATGAATCGACGTAATTTTATGCTGACGACCGCTTTGGCCGCCATCGGGACCGCTGGTGCGCTGACGCTTTCCCCCGCCGCGCTTCTGGCGCAGGAGACGGACGATGCGGGAAGCTCCGCGATCGCGGAACTCGTTCTGGGCGATCCGGATGCGCCGGTTGAGCTGATTGAATACGCCTCATACACCTGTCCGCATTGCGCAAACTTCCATAGCGCTGTCTTTGAGCCGTTGAAAAAGGACTATATCGACACGGGCAAGGTGCGCTTTGTCTACCGCGAGGTCTATTTCGATAAATTTGGCCTCTGGGCCGCGATGGTGGCGCGTTGCGCTGGGGACATGCGCTATTTCGGGGTTCAGAAGATGCTCTATGACGAGCAGCGGGACTGGATCGCGGGCGGCAAGGACACGATGCAGATCGTTGAAAACCTGCGCAAGATCGGCAAGCGTGCCGGGCTGACGGACGACAATCTTGATGCTTGTCTCAACGATGGCGAAATGGCCGAAAAGCTTTACGGTCAGTATGTTGAAAACATGGACGAATATGGCATTGATGCAACGCCGACGCTGGTCATCAACGGCGAAAAATTCGCCAATATGGACTATGCGAAACTGCAGGAAGTGCTTGACGCGAAACTTGAAGGCACGGCGGTGCCTGAGGACGCGCCGAGCCCGGAATAG
- a CDS encoding DciA family protein produces the protein MDAKTREKRRKRGFERTSGLLQARIREVAEARGFSESRLLTHWEDIVGEQAAAMSRPVKVSYAKGGFGATLTLLTTGAYAPMVQADLPKIHDRVNAVYGYNAISRIHVTQTAPTGFSEGRVVFTRPEKPAPVQISADVRAEAKRMSQGVQDEGLRKALEQLVSTYMSRQPHQSKEQK, from the coding sequence ATGGATGCCAAAACACGAGAGAAACGCCGCAAGCGCGGGTTCGAAAGAACCTCGGGGCTTTTGCAGGCGCGGATTCGTGAGGTCGCGGAGGCACGCGGATTTTCCGAAAGCCGTCTGCTGACGCATTGGGAAGACATCGTGGGGGAGCAAGCTGCGGCCATGTCGCGCCCCGTGAAAGTGTCCTATGCCAAGGGCGGTTTCGGTGCGACGCTGACGCTTCTGACCACCGGGGCCTATGCGCCGATGGTACAGGCCGATTTGCCGAAGATTCATGACCGGGTGAACGCGGTCTATGGGTACAATGCCATCAGCCGCATCCATGTGACCCAGACCGCGCCGACCGGTTTCTCCGAAGGTCGGGTTGTCTTTACACGTCCCGAAAAACCAGCCCCTGTCCAGATCAGCGCAGATGTGAGGGCAGAGGCGAAACGAATGTCGCAAGGCGTGCAGGACGAGGGCCTGCGCAAAGCCTTGGAGCAGCTCGTGAGCACCTACATGAGCCGACAGCCTCATCAATCGAAGGAACAGAAATGA
- the mutY gene encoding A/G-specific adenine glycosylase codes for MRDGLKQSEVSKDLLTWYDRHARSLPWRVSPQDRQLGIRPDPYRVWMSEIMLQQTTVAAVRSYFERFTTLWPTVTELADADDETVMGEWAGLGYYARARNLLKCARTIRDDHGGTFPETRSALQALPGIGPYTSAAIASIAFDQAETVVDGNVERVVSRLFRVETPLPDAKPTLTELADTLTPETRAGDYAQAMMDLGATVCTPRSPSCEPCPLQDHCAALKAGDQARFPLKTPKKPKPTRHGHAYVGQTDRGEWILEKRPEKGLLGGMLGWPGTDWQDPHTPAPPYPARWVEAGEVKHTFTHFHLILTVHVAREVTEAPEALTLRGANAFRASDLPTVMRKAFERAQAS; via the coding sequence ATGCGTGACGGACTGAAACAGAGCGAGGTCTCCAAAGACCTGCTGACCTGGTATGATCGCCACGCACGCAGCCTGCCGTGGCGCGTGTCACCGCAGGATCGGCAGCTTGGCATCCGGCCAGACCCCTATCGCGTCTGGATGTCGGAAATCATGCTGCAGCAAACCACCGTCGCTGCCGTCAGATCCTATTTCGAACGTTTTACAACGCTCTGGCCGACTGTCACCGAACTGGCCGATGCCGACGATGAAACCGTCATGGGAGAATGGGCAGGGCTCGGGTATTACGCCCGCGCCCGCAACCTGTTGAAATGTGCCCGCACCATTCGCGACGATCACGGCGGCACATTTCCCGAGACGCGCAGCGCCTTGCAGGCCCTGCCGGGGATCGGCCCCTATACCTCTGCTGCGATTGCGTCCATCGCATTCGACCAGGCAGAAACCGTGGTGGACGGCAATGTCGAACGGGTCGTTTCCCGCCTGTTTCGGGTCGAAACACCCCTGCCCGATGCCAAACCGACATTGACGGAACTGGCCGACACATTGACGCCCGAGACCCGCGCCGGAGACTATGCACAAGCGATGATGGATCTTGGCGCAACAGTCTGCACACCGCGTTCGCCAAGCTGCGAGCCATGTCCGCTACAAGATCATTGTGCCGCCCTCAAAGCAGGTGATCAGGCTCGATTCCCGCTGAAAACACCCAAAAAGCCCAAGCCAACACGCCATGGCCACGCCTATGTCGGCCAAACCGACCGTGGCGAATGGATTCTGGAAAAACGCCCGGAGAAGGGCCTGCTGGGCGGGATGCTGGGCTGGCCCGGCACCGACTGGCAGGATCCGCACACACCGGCGCCTCCCTATCCCGCCAGATGGGTCGAGGCCGGGGAGGTCAAACATACCTTTACCCATTTCCACCTGATCCTCACCGTCCATGTCGCCCGCGAGGTGACAGAGGCTCCCGAAGCGCTTACACTGCGCGGAGCGAATGCCTTTCGGGCTTCGGATCTGCCGACCGTGATGCGCAAGGCCTTTGAGCGCGCTCAAGCAAGCTGA